In the Flavobacterium acetivorans genome, one interval contains:
- a CDS encoding RagB/SusD family nutrient uptake outer membrane protein, producing the protein MIINKIKRSAVCLSLLAAVGCTDNFNEINTNPESATAEQLAQDFNHIKSLIKPAFNRLYISDITWQYQIQQSLQADGWSGYMTTPVMFGPANNHDYVLNSGWNSYAWDDAYVSIIAYLYKIEQRAKGTSDNYYAWSLILKAATMQRITDMYGPAVYSKYGEERATYDSQQEIYNNIFKDLDFAVTELTARVNAGEASAFTGTDLSLYNGDYKQWVKYANTLRLRMAMRISKVDAALAKTQAEKAIAHPLGVLATASDNMLVKSPLDLNVIDVMSHAWAGIFMGADMESILGGYADPRIDKYWNTSGIVAGEFKGVRTGIVYPAGAYSKFSQTGPRTKTGAVAWMTTAEAYFLRAEGALRGWNMGGTAKDLYESGVKASFDQNGVSGADAYIADDTKMAKDYVDPVNAANNAAAVSKVTVAWGADKETNLEKIITQKWIATYPDGQEAWSEFRRTGYPKLFRITNNKSGGLISTELGVRRLPFSQNESSNNKVGYDSGVSKLGGPDNGATRLWWDTTGPNF; encoded by the coding sequence ATGATAATAAATAAAATAAAAAGATCAGCAGTTTGTCTCTCTTTACTGGCAGCAGTAGGGTGTACAGACAATTTTAACGAAATAAATACAAATCCAGAATCAGCCACAGCTGAGCAGTTAGCGCAGGATTTTAATCATATTAAAAGTTTAATTAAACCCGCTTTTAACAGATTGTATATTAGTGATATTACTTGGCAATACCAAATTCAGCAAAGTTTGCAAGCAGATGGTTGGTCAGGTTACATGACGACTCCAGTAATGTTTGGACCTGCGAATAATCATGATTATGTTTTAAATTCCGGATGGAATAGTTATGCTTGGGATGATGCTTATGTAAGTATTATTGCCTATTTATATAAAATTGAACAAAGAGCAAAAGGGACTTCTGATAATTATTATGCGTGGTCATTGATTTTGAAAGCAGCAACGATGCAACGCATCACAGACATGTATGGTCCTGCAGTATACTCAAAATATGGTGAAGAACGAGCTACTTATGATTCGCAACAAGAAATTTATAATAATATTTTTAAAGATTTAGATTTTGCAGTTACTGAATTGACAGCAAGAGTAAATGCGGGTGAAGCTTCTGCATTTACTGGAACTGATTTGTCATTGTATAACGGTGATTATAAGCAATGGGTTAAATATGCAAATACATTGCGATTAAGAATGGCCATGCGCATTTCAAAAGTAGATGCTGCTTTAGCAAAAACTCAGGCTGAAAAAGCAATAGCTCATCCGTTAGGAGTGTTGGCTACTGCCTCTGATAATATGCTTGTAAAATCACCATTAGATTTAAACGTTATTGATGTAATGAGTCATGCTTGGGCAGGAATATTTATGGGTGCAGATATGGAATCCATATTAGGTGGATATGCTGATCCTCGTATCGATAAATACTGGAACACTTCAGGAATTGTTGCAGGTGAATTTAAGGGAGTAAGAACAGGTATCGTTTATCCGGCAGGAGCTTATTCTAAATTTTCACAAACCGGACCTAGAACTAAAACAGGAGCAGTTGCATGGATGACTACTGCAGAGGCTTACTTTCTAAGAGCAGAAGGCGCTTTAAGAGGATGGAACATGGGCGGTACAGCAAAAGACTTATATGAGTCAGGTGTTAAAGCATCTTTTGATCAAAACGGAGTTTCTGGTGCAGATGCTTATATTGCAGACGATACTAAAATGGCTAAGGATTATGTAGACCCTGTTAATGCAGCTAATAATGCGGCAGCTGTGAGTAAGGTTACTGTTGCTTGGGGAGCTGATAAAGAAACCAATCTTGAAAAAATCATTACTCAAAAATGGATTGCTACTTATCCTGATGGTCAAGAAGCTTGGTCTGAGTTCAGAAGAACGGGTTATCCAAAATTATTTAGAATTACAAACAATAAAAGTGGTGGTTTAATAAGTACAGAATTAGGTGTTAGAAGATTACCATTTTCTCAAAATGAGTCAAGTAATAATAAAGTGGGTTATGATTCAGGTGTCTCAAAACTGGGTGGCCCAGATAACGGAGCTACAAGACTTTGGTGGGATACTACCGGTCCTAATTTTTAA